From the Chelonoidis abingdonii isolate Lonesome George chromosome 12, CheloAbing_2.0, whole genome shotgun sequence genome, one window contains:
- the SIT1 gene encoding signaling threshold-regulating transmembrane adapter 1 gives MGSSSYNCSDFSGLGQLQGTGAMWGLVGALVLSHLVSLLWNIFCCVRHTAHRDESRKLLPRFSRSVKHVTEEIPVYGNISYLQTGQSSGFESSVVPESQKKQESSPKKPTCYANLKMLKPQGRQLPESSVGGAEIQYTDVVVTGPRRSEPEIWGGGLLKGREATRPQSELYASVHADRYTAKFENQDYANNHAVPS, from the exons ATGGGCTCCTCCAGCTATAACTGCAGTGACTTTTCAG GTCTGGGGCAGCTGCAAGGCACTGGTGCCATGTGGGGGCTTGTTGGGGCACTGGTCCTGTCGCACCTGGTGTCCCTGTTGTGGAATATTTTCTGCTGCGTGAGGCACACGGCACACAGAG ATGAGTCCAGGAAGCTCTTGCCTCGGTTCAGCAGAAG TGTGAAGCATGTGACTGAGGAGATTCCAGTCTATGGCAACATCAGTTACCTACAGACAG GGCAAAGTTCTGGGTTTGAAAGCTCAGTGGTTCCAGAGTCCCAGAAAAAGCAGGAATCCAGCCCCAAG AAGCCTACATGCTACGCCAACCTCAAGATGCTGAAACCCCAAGGCCGGCAGCTGCCAGAATCATCAGTGGGGGGTGCTGAGATCCAGTACACAGATGTGGTGGTGACGGGGCCCAGGCGGTCAGAGCCAGAGATTTGGGGCGGGGGGCTCCTGAAAGGCAGAGAGGCTACTCGGCCGCAGTCAGAGCTTTACGCCTCTGTGCATGCAGACAGGTACACAGCGAAGTTTGAGAACCAAGACTACGCTAATAACCATGCGGTTCCCAGCTGA
- the LOC116829495 gene encoding uncharacterized protein LOC116829495 isoform X1 encodes MDSETPLATVTAFAGCSPCVCPTPEKENEINAMDFCMDGSTYATAGKDRHIRLYDSHTNQLSHILQAPDFMTGDVTPSSGHSRRIFALRFHPGERHMFLTAGWDDCVKIWDKRMAKEAQRVINGPHICGPGLDIQGNCVLTGSWVPHNALQLWDLRTSQLQKNLPFPGGPTQGQFLYAARFCDQDIVVAGGSGTSGASAIHTGTDQVLGEILLPNKPVQSVAVAPCGRVVAVAGVGGNLHIADLH; translated from the exons ATGGACTCAGAGACACCGCTGGCAACAGTGACAG CCTTTGCTGGTTGCTCTCCCTGtgtctgtcccaccccagagaagGAGAATGAGATCAATGCCATGGATTTCTGCATGGACGGCAGCACCTACGCCACTGCTGGCAAGGATCGACATATTCGGCTCTATGACAGCCACACCAACCAG ctgTCCCACATTCTGCAGGCTCCTGACTTCATGACTGGTGATGTGACACCAAGCAGTGGGCACTCTCGCCGCATCTTTGCCCTCCGCTTTCACCCTGGAGAGCGCCATATGTTCCTGACAGCTGGCTGGGATGACTGTGTGAAG ATCTGGGACAAGAGGATGGCAAAGGAGGCTCAGAGAGTGATCAATGGGCCTCACATCTGTGGCCCAGGCCTTGACATCCAG GGTAACTGCGTGCTCACTGGCTCCTGGGTGCCCCACAATGCACTTCAGCTCTGGGATCTACGGACATCCCAACTGCAGAAGAACCTCCCCTTTCCTGGAGGCCCCACACAGGGCCAGTTCCTCTACGCAGCCCGGTTCTGTGACCAGGACATAGTGGTGGCTGGGGGCAGCGGCACCAGTGGAGCCAGCgccatccacactggcactgaCCAG GTGCTCGGCGAGATCCTGCTGCCCAACAAACCAGTGCAGTCTGTAGCAGTAGCTCCCTGTGGGCGGGTGGTGGCTGTGGCTGGTGTGGGAGGGAATCTCCACATCGCAGACCTGCACTGA
- the LOC116829495 gene encoding uncharacterized protein LOC116829495 isoform X2, translating into MDSETPLATVTEKENEINAMDFCMDGSTYATAGKDRHIRLYDSHTNQLSHILQAPDFMTGDVTPSSGHSRRIFALRFHPGERHMFLTAGWDDCVKIWDKRMAKEAQRVINGPHICGPGLDIQGNCVLTGSWVPHNALQLWDLRTSQLQKNLPFPGGPTQGQFLYAARFCDQDIVVAGGSGTSGASAIHTGTDQVLGEILLPNKPVQSVAVAPCGRVVAVAGVGGNLHIADLH; encoded by the exons ATGGACTCAGAGACACCGCTGGCAACAGTGACAG agaagGAGAATGAGATCAATGCCATGGATTTCTGCATGGACGGCAGCACCTACGCCACTGCTGGCAAGGATCGACATATTCGGCTCTATGACAGCCACACCAACCAG ctgTCCCACATTCTGCAGGCTCCTGACTTCATGACTGGTGATGTGACACCAAGCAGTGGGCACTCTCGCCGCATCTTTGCCCTCCGCTTTCACCCTGGAGAGCGCCATATGTTCCTGACAGCTGGCTGGGATGACTGTGTGAAG ATCTGGGACAAGAGGATGGCAAAGGAGGCTCAGAGAGTGATCAATGGGCCTCACATCTGTGGCCCAGGCCTTGACATCCAG GGTAACTGCGTGCTCACTGGCTCCTGGGTGCCCCACAATGCACTTCAGCTCTGGGATCTACGGACATCCCAACTGCAGAAGAACCTCCCCTTTCCTGGAGGCCCCACACAGGGCCAGTTCCTCTACGCAGCCCGGTTCTGTGACCAGGACATAGTGGTGGCTGGGGGCAGCGGCACCAGTGGAGCCAGCgccatccacactggcactgaCCAG GTGCTCGGCGAGATCCTGCTGCCCAACAAACCAGTGCAGTCTGTAGCAGTAGCTCCCTGTGGGCGGGTGGTGGCTGTGGCTGGTGTGGGAGGGAATCTCCACATCGCAGACCTGCACTGA